One window of Sphingobacteriales bacterium genomic DNA carries:
- a CDS encoding leucine-rich repeat domain-containing protein — MTRILQNWLRNATLYSFALVLSLNLQLTPAQASNTNGDEMLHYSGDIAVLNDIIHANGLTELEEQPLNLGIQVWEEGRLTFLLVDERYIISQLPQSIGNLTELKGLFLSNQNITQVPESIGDLKSLEKLHLDNNRLTILPATIGNLTKLNSLYLQNNRLTNLPMSISKLSGLKTLNVAGNPFDITAFDTLPLEDLTRFHQ; from the coding sequence ATGACACGCATCCTTCAAAACTGGCTGAGAAACGCAACGCTTTACTCTTTTGCTTTAGTGTTATCCTTAAACTTACAACTTACCCCGGCGCAAGCTTCCAACACGAATGGTGACGAAATGTTACACTATTCCGGCGACATAGCAGTCCTCAACGATATAATTCATGCAAATGGTTTAACAGAACTTGAAGAACAGCCTTTGAATTTAGGTATTCAGGTTTGGGAAGAAGGTCGTTTGACATTTTTATTGGTTGATGAAAGGTATATAATATCTCAATTACCTCAGAGTATTGGCAATTTAACCGAATTAAAAGGTTTGTTTTTATCTAATCAAAACATCACGCAAGTACCTGAAAGTATTGGTGATTTAAAAAGTCTTGAAAAATTGCACTTAGACAATAACCGTCTGACAATTTTACCTGCTACTATCGGAAATCTGACTAAACTCAATAGTCTGTATTTACAAAACAACCGCCTAACAAATTTACCGATGTCAATCAGTAAATTATCAGGTTTAAAAACCTTGAATGTTGCCGGTAATCCTTTTGATATTACAGCTTTTGATACCTTACCCTTAGAAGATTTAACCCGTTTTCATCAATAA
- a CDS encoding transketolase gives MSSTTLNRISQKEIQSLTGKKLSVEDFTKEVLDDYRLGRLSREASILGRKEVLSGKAKFGILGDGKELPQIAMSKVFEKGDFRSGYYRDQTLMMALGNVTVPQLFAQLYAHPDLEEEPHSAGRQMNAHFATRSLNEQGEWNDLMQIKNTSADISSTAGQMPRAVGLALASKKYREIDTLQEFNKFSDNGNEVVFVTIGDASTSEGIFWEAMNAAGVMKIPMIVSVWDDGYGISVPIEFQTTKGSISELMSGFKTDEKASGFEIYTVFAWDYPSLIKTYQTAVANARKTHTPVLIHVKEVTQPQGHSTSGSHERYKSKERLQWEIDKDCLLGFRNWILDTGLADVQTLDIIDDDAKAEAKEAQRTAWKQFNLPIQNDLKHTLEIFDRLLKVVDQPEILTNAKLALQSELNPTRREVAHHIRKTLAELRFEHPQNIKELRDWNNSFQKNNLQLYTTYLHSHSKLNALLVEEIPPVYSPSSKMVNGFEVLNGCFDAIFDRDPRVLAFGEDLGQIGDVNQGFAGLQSKYGIERVFDTGIREATIIGQGIGLAMRGLRPIAEIQYLDYFIYGLQPIADDLATLHYRTYGGQKAPMIIRTRGHRLEGIWHTGSPIGMILNSVRGVYLLTPRNMVQAAGFYNTMMQSDEPAIIIECLNGYRLKEMMPDNLSTFTVPLGVPDVLKEGKDITLITYGSSCRIALEAANRLEQAGISLEVIDAQTLLPFDIHHKTVSSLKKTNRLIVLDEDVPGGASAYIMQQILETQGGYYYLDSAPVTLTAKANRGAYGSDGDYFCKPNAEDVFETAYAIMNEADPSSYPMFL, from the coding sequence ATGAGTTCAACCACCTTAAACCGCATTTCACAAAAAGAAATACAGTCCTTAACCGGCAAGAAGCTAAGCGTCGAAGATTTTACAAAAGAAGTATTGGATGACTACAGATTAGGCCGTTTGAGCAGAGAAGCCAGTATATTAGGTCGTAAAGAAGTATTAAGCGGAAAAGCCAAATTCGGCATTTTGGGAGATGGTAAGGAGTTGCCTCAGATTGCAATGAGCAAAGTCTTTGAAAAGGGTGATTTCCGCTCAGGATACTACCGCGACCAAACACTTATGATGGCTTTGGGAAACGTAACCGTACCTCAACTATTTGCTCAGTTGTATGCTCATCCTGATTTGGAAGAAGAACCCCATTCTGCCGGCAGGCAAATGAATGCTCATTTTGCAACCCGAAGTTTAAACGAACAAGGAGAATGGAATGACCTGATGCAAATTAAAAACACTTCAGCGGATATTTCAAGTACAGCAGGTCAAATGCCCCGAGCTGTTGGTTTAGCTTTAGCTTCAAAAAAATATCGCGAAATTGATACCTTACAGGAGTTTAATAAATTTTCTGATAACGGCAACGAAGTCGTTTTTGTTACGATTGGAGATGCAAGTACATCGGAAGGTATTTTTTGGGAGGCAATGAACGCAGCTGGGGTAATGAAAATACCAATGATAGTTTCAGTTTGGGATGATGGTTATGGAATTTCTGTACCTATTGAATTTCAAACAACAAAGGGCTCTATATCAGAATTGATGAGCGGTTTTAAAACTGATGAAAAGGCAAGTGGTTTTGAGATTTATACAGTTTTTGCCTGGGATTACCCCTCTTTGATTAAAACCTATCAGACTGCTGTTGCCAATGCAAGGAAAACACATACACCGGTGCTAATTCATGTTAAGGAAGTAACCCAACCGCAAGGACATTCAACATCTGGTTCACACGAAAGATACAAATCGAAAGAGAGATTGCAATGGGAAATTGACAAGGATTGTTTACTTGGTTTTCGCAATTGGATTTTGGATACAGGATTAGCCGATGTTCAAACCTTAGATATAATTGACGATGATGCTAAAGCTGAAGCCAAAGAAGCTCAAAGAACAGCATGGAAACAATTTAACTTGCCTATTCAGAATGACCTGAAACATACCCTTGAAATTTTTGACAGACTTTTAAAGGTAGTTGACCAACCCGAAATTTTGACAAATGCCAAACTTGCTTTACAATCTGAGCTTAATCCTACCAGAAGAGAGGTTGCTCATCACATCAGAAAAACTTTAGCGGAACTCAGGTTTGAACATCCTCAAAATATAAAGGAACTGAGGGATTGGAATAACAGCTTTCAAAAGAATAACCTGCAATTATATACCACTTACTTACACAGCCATTCCAAACTGAATGCTTTGTTAGTTGAAGAGATTCCTCCGGTTTACAGCCCTTCATCTAAAATGGTTAATGGATTCGAAGTGCTGAATGGTTGTTTTGATGCCATATTTGATCGCGACCCTCGTGTTTTAGCGTTTGGAGAAGATTTAGGACAAATTGGCGATGTCAATCAGGGTTTTGCCGGATTACAATCTAAATATGGAATCGAAAGGGTTTTTGACACGGGTATTCGGGAAGCAACCATTATTGGCCAAGGAATAGGATTGGCGATGCGTGGGCTTAGACCTATTGCTGAAATCCAGTACTTAGATTATTTTATTTATGGGCTTCAACCTATTGCGGATGATTTGGCAACTTTGCATTACAGAACTTACGGGGGCCAAAAAGCGCCAATGATAATTCGCACAAGGGGGCATCGTTTGGAGGGTATTTGGCATACAGGTTCTCCTATAGGTATGATTCTAAATTCAGTCAGAGGTGTTTATCTCTTAACACCAAGGAACATGGTACAAGCCGCAGGATTTTATAACACCATGATGCAAAGTGATGAGCCTGCTATTATTATTGAGTGTTTGAACGGTTACAGGCTAAAAGAAATGATGCCGGATAATCTTTCAACTTTTACCGTTCCACTTGGAGTTCCGGATGTGTTAAAAGAAGGTAAGGACATCACATTAATAACTTATGGTTCAAGTTGTAGAATTGCATTGGAAGCTGCCAATCGTTTGGAGCAGGCAGGTATATCGTTAGAGGTAATTGATGCCCAAACGTTACTCCCTTTTGATATTCACCATAAAACAGTTTCATCGCTTAAAAAAACCAACCGCCTGATTGTTTTGGATGAAGATGTGCCCGGAGGTGCATCTGCTTATATCATGCAACAGATTTTAGAAACTCAGGGCGGATATTATTATTTAGATTCTGCTCCTGTTACACTAACCGCAAAGGCAAATCGAGGTGCTTATGGTTCGGATGGTGATTATTTTTGTAAGCCCAATGCCGAAGATGTTTTTGAAACTGCTTATGCCATCATGAACGAAGCAGATCCATCAAGTTATCCAATGTTTTTATAG
- a CDS encoding ComEC family competence protein gives MEIRNGTDQRSVFGKALVYFEKDSLVQNLKYGDWIWCKSSLKTIKPPQNPGEFDYKTYLSHRQIYHQAYLEAKDLLELNINTGNYIFTFVYRLRAYFIEVIKTFLKGNDEKSVAMALFLGYTHFLPDDIEETYSHTGTIHVLAVSGLHVGIIYLTANWILSLFFKRGRWTIRVKAALVLLIIWFYAMLAGLPPSVTRAAGMFTIFTIAKVFYRQTNSYNIIGFAALITLFLNPFTLTNIGFQLSYIAVSGIIFFQPKFYQALKIKNQILDKIWQISSVTLAAQVVVTPLTMYYFHQFPTYFLLANLLVVPVTGYLLPLGFLLFLISPVEPVAKVLGAILDWTLKLINSYLYEVQHLPFAVIQGFSISMEETVALYVIIGMITCTVLMRQIQIVKLILFLFLVLGLGWAYQNYQMQKNKEIIVYQYKGASALELVYGNHSVVISDSLGLDELFASSKRSHIIRERKFLPILRQNNQPEIQYAQPFPQNLLIDPPFLKFFDKRFLLLSDSTDHCNFSTGSLPLKIDYLILTHNCRAELNELKNCFEIDMIIIDGSNKGWVAKKWMSAADSLSLDIYNTFEKGAFVYKFP, from the coding sequence TTGGAAATCAGAAATGGAACCGACCAAAGATCGGTTTTTGGTAAAGCATTGGTTTATTTTGAAAAAGATAGTTTGGTTCAAAATCTAAAATATGGCGATTGGATTTGGTGTAAATCATCGCTCAAAACAATTAAACCTCCCCAAAATCCGGGAGAATTTGATTATAAAACCTATTTGTCGCACCGTCAGATTTACCACCAGGCTTATCTGGAAGCTAAAGATTTACTGGAATTAAATATTAATACCGGTAACTACATATTTACTTTTGTTTATCGCTTGCGCGCTTATTTTATAGAGGTTATTAAAACCTTTTTAAAGGGAAATGATGAAAAAAGCGTTGCAATGGCGCTATTTTTAGGCTATACTCATTTTCTGCCTGATGATATTGAAGAAACTTATTCTCATACCGGAACCATTCATGTATTGGCAGTTTCCGGGCTGCATGTCGGAATTATATATTTGACTGCAAACTGGATACTTTCTCTTTTTTTTAAAAGAGGACGCTGGACAATTAGGGTAAAAGCGGCTTTAGTGTTATTGATCATCTGGTTCTATGCAATGTTGGCCGGATTACCTCCTTCTGTTACGCGTGCAGCAGGAATGTTTACCATTTTTACGATTGCCAAAGTGTTTTACCGGCAAACCAATTCCTACAATATTATTGGTTTTGCTGCGCTCATTACTTTGTTTTTAAACCCTTTCACACTTACAAATATTGGTTTTCAATTGTCTTATATCGCCGTTTCAGGAATAATATTCTTTCAACCTAAGTTCTATCAAGCCTTAAAAATAAAAAACCAAATATTAGATAAAATCTGGCAGATTAGTTCGGTTACACTGGCAGCACAAGTGGTCGTAACACCTCTCACAATGTATTATTTTCATCAGTTTCCAACTTACTTTCTATTGGCCAATTTGTTGGTAGTACCCGTTACAGGATATTTATTGCCTTTGGGTTTTTTGTTATTTTTAATTTCACCTGTTGAACCGGTCGCTAAGGTTTTAGGCGCAATTTTAGATTGGACCTTAAAACTCATTAACTCCTATTTATATGAAGTTCAACATCTTCCCTTCGCAGTGATTCAGGGATTTTCAATCTCAATGGAAGAAACGGTTGCTTTATATGTAATTATTGGAATGATTACCTGCACTGTTTTAATGAGACAAATCCAAATTGTTAAACTAATTTTATTCCTGTTTCTGGTTTTAGGACTTGGTTGGGCTTACCAGAATTACCAAATGCAGAAAAACAAAGAAATTATCGTTTATCAGTATAAAGGTGCCTCAGCTTTGGAACTGGTTTATGGTAATCATTCTGTTGTTATTTCGGATAGTTTGGGCTTAGACGAATTGTTTGCTTCATCAAAGCGAAGCCATATCATTCGGGAAAGGAAATTTTTACCCATCCTGAGACAAAATAATCAACCGGAGATTCAATACGCTCAACCTTTCCCGCAAAACCTGTTGATAGATCCTCCTTTTCTTAAGTTTTTTGACAAACGATTTCTCCTGCTTTCCGATTCTACAGATCATTGTAATTTTTCAACCGGCTCTTTGCCTTTGAAAATAGACTATTTAATATTGACCCATAATTGCCGGGCGGAATTAAATGAATTAAAAAACTGTTTCGAGATTGATATGATCATCATTGATGGTTCAAACAAGGGCTGGGTTGCAAAAAAATGGATGTCAGCGGCTGATAGTCTTTCCTTAGATATATACAATACATTTGAAAAGGGAGCGTTTGTTTACAAATTTCCATAA
- a CDS encoding ATP-grasp domain-containing protein, with amino-acid sequence MSKQAEPITILCIASFFKGNDFMISVKNMGCKVLLVTSKKLENKPWPRAFLDEVYYMNQNEEGEWNLNDLVAGLAHVMRSMTVDRIVALDDFDVEKAAHLREHFRIPGMGQSTARHFRDKLAMRIKASEAGISVPPFSPLFNDAQIHDFTQQVSPPWLVKPRSAASATGIKKIYSSEELWSHLNKKLGNDRHNFLIEKFAPGDVYHIDSLSVDGNVIFARVSQYLNTPFEVAHSGGIFMSVSVEHESAEKTDFLNLNQEVLKAFGMRFSASHTEVIKNHETGKLYFLETSSRVGGAHIAELVEASSGINLWKEWAIIETCMAKGEPYTLPAVKKDYSGIIISLTKQEQPDDSMFTDPEICWRLKNNDYHIGFIVKSESRNRILELLDNYAKRIYSDFHASAPAPDKPVL; translated from the coding sequence ATGTCCAAACAAGCTGAACCAATTACCATTCTTTGTATTGCTTCTTTTTTCAAAGGAAATGATTTTATGATTTCAGTCAAAAATATGGGCTGCAAAGTTTTGTTGGTTACCTCTAAAAAATTAGAGAACAAACCTTGGCCAAGAGCTTTTTTGGATGAAGTTTATTACATGAATCAAAACGAAGAGGGTGAATGGAATTTAAACGATTTAGTTGCAGGGCTTGCCCATGTTATGCGTAGTATGACAGTGGACAGAATTGTTGCATTGGACGATTTTGATGTAGAAAAAGCTGCCCATTTACGCGAACATTTCAGAATTCCGGGTATGGGACAATCTACAGCCCGTCATTTCAGAGATAAACTGGCTATGCGAATCAAAGCCTCAGAAGCCGGAATTAGCGTACCTCCTTTCAGCCCTTTGTTCAACGATGCTCAAATACACGATTTTACACAACAAGTCTCACCTCCGTGGTTAGTAAAACCGCGAAGCGCTGCTTCAGCAACTGGCATTAAAAAAATATACTCATCCGAAGAACTTTGGTCGCACCTAAACAAAAAACTCGGAAACGACCGGCATAATTTTTTAATCGAAAAATTTGCCCCCGGTGACGTTTATCATATTGACTCACTTTCTGTGGATGGAAATGTAATTTTTGCAAGGGTATCACAATATCTAAATACTCCTTTTGAAGTAGCGCACAGCGGCGGAATTTTCATGTCTGTTTCGGTCGAACATGAGTCTGCTGAAAAAACAGATTTTTTGAATCTCAATCAGGAGGTTCTAAAAGCTTTTGGTATGCGTTTCAGTGCATCACATACTGAAGTAATTAAGAATCATGAAACCGGAAAACTTTACTTTCTGGAAACTTCATCGAGGGTTGGTGGTGCGCATATTGCTGAACTGGTCGAAGCTTCTTCTGGAATTAATTTATGGAAAGAATGGGCAATTATTGAAACCTGCATGGCAAAGGGTGAACCATATACACTGCCTGCTGTTAAAAAAGATTATTCCGGAATAATCATCTCACTGACCAAACAGGAACAACCTGACGATTCTATGTTTACAGATCCTGAAATATGTTGGAGGCTTAAAAATAACGATTACCATATCGGGTTTATCGTCAAATCTGAATCAAGAAACCGAATACTCGAATTATTAGACAATTACGCCAAAAGAATTTATTCGGATTTTCACGCTTCTGCACCGGCCCCCGATAAACCAGTTCTTTAA
- a CDS encoding septal ring lytic transglycosylase RlpA family protein yields MKLYFLLFCFIISSAFTGFIPDDLENTGIASYYAQKFHGRRTSSGEIFDQNKLTAAHRTLPMGSRVKVTRLDNDKAVVVKINDRGPFVKNRIIDLSKAAAQKIDLTKIGMAKVKLEVIGKNGTGAGVSLTEENLKELFLIIDEEEW; encoded by the coding sequence ATGAAACTTTACTTTTTACTTTTTTGCTTTATAATATCTTCAGCATTTACAGGATTTATACCAGATGATTTGGAGAACACAGGAATAGCATCCTACTATGCTCAAAAATTTCATGGCAGACGAACATCATCAGGCGAAATTTTTGATCAAAATAAACTTACCGCCGCTCATCGCACATTGCCAATGGGTTCCAGGGTTAAAGTAACTCGTTTGGACAATGATAAGGCTGTCGTAGTCAAAATAAACGACCGGGGGCCTTTTGTTAAAAACCGGATTATTGATTTGTCAAAAGCAGCAGCACAGAAAATAGATTTGACAAAAATTGGAATGGCTAAGGTAAAACTTGAGGTAATTGGTAAAAATGGAACTGGAGCCGGAGTAAGTCTGACAGAAGAAAACCTCAAAGAATTGTTCCTTATTATTGACGAAGAGGAATGGTAG
- a CDS encoding murein L,D-transpeptidase catalytic domain family protein: MKLAITVLCMIPLLVLSEGCENLNADKMKTIGEMKTAKSEDYIEKAKEAKKFCDNRNYNNRFFILIDLGQHSGVERFFVWDFNQNKIAHSFLVSHGCCDNPWGGDNSKNNVETSNVSGSHCSSEGKYLIGQRGYSNWGINVKYLMHGLEASNQNALDRQIVFHGWDRVTDYPVYPRGTVEGWGCPAISNSAMKLMDNKIKNEKNKKILMWIIK, translated from the coding sequence ATGAAATTAGCCATTACTGTATTATGCATGATTCCTCTGTTAGTTTTGTCAGAAGGATGTGAAAATTTAAACGCAGATAAAATGAAAACGATAGGCGAGATGAAAACTGCCAAAAGTGAGGATTATATTGAAAAAGCAAAAGAAGCCAAAAAATTTTGTGACAATAGAAATTATAACAACCGTTTTTTTATTTTAATAGATTTAGGACAACATTCGGGGGTTGAACGTTTTTTTGTATGGGATTTTAATCAAAACAAAATTGCTCATAGTTTTTTAGTAAGTCATGGGTGTTGCGATAATCCTTGGGGTGGAGATAATTCAAAAAACAATGTCGAAACAAGTAATGTTTCCGGTAGTCATTGTTCTTCTGAAGGCAAGTATTTAATTGGACAAAGAGGATATAGTAACTGGGGTATAAACGTCAAATATTTAATGCATGGATTGGAAGCTTCCAATCAAAATGCTTTAGACCGTCAGATAGTCTTTCACGGATGGGATAGAGTAACCGATTATCCGGTTTATCCAAGAGGAACAGTGGAAGGTTGGGGTTGCCCTGCTATTTCAAATTCAGCAATGAAACTGATGGACAACAAAATAAAAAATGAAAAAAATAAAAAAATTTTGATGTGGATAATTAAATAG